CAATTGGAACAAGGCTCAACTCGTAAGGCTCCCAATCGAGGGCCCGGTAAATCGGCAGGCCCGCGCTTGTTTCGTCGGGCGGCAGCTCAGCGAGTTCGTGAACAACGTATCCTTGGCTGACGTTTCTAAGAATGCCGTCAAGAACGTCGTGTAAAATCGGCTGGACGTCTGCGCGGTCCGAAAACCGGATCTTTGCGGTCCCCTGGCTCCCATGAAGTTGCGCGCTTTCGACAACACCGATCACGGCGTTGAGATCGCCGGATCGGTGGCTGTTCAACAGAGGCGCGCCGTTTTGCAGCCTGCCCAGGCGCACAGACTCGGGGGCCAGACTCAGCTCTTCGAAAAAGTGGCGGCCGCGGATCCAGTCGTACCGCCGAACGCGAGCGCCGGATGTCCAAACAAGCGTTGCGGTGCGCGACGCGGGATCGACACTGCTGATCGGCGCAGATCTGGTTTGTAGCGGTAGATCCAGCGTCAGTGACATGGCGCCGCCTTTTCAACAACCTGATTTCGATCCTGCTCGCGCATCGCCTCCGCGATGGCGCCACCTGGGGCTATGCAAATCGCAGTCGAGCTGCTTGTCCGGTGCCGTGATGGTGCGAGTCTAGTCGCGGTTCTCCGCGTATCCATTCAGAAAAAGGAGAATCGTTGCCATCCCTGCGCATTACTGTCATTTATGCCAGCCCCACAGATGCTCGCTCTATTGTGCCAGCGTTTAACTCGTATCCGATAAATCGGCGTCCAAGATCTACCGCTGCCTTGGCAGTGGTCCCGCTTCCTAAAAAGAAATCGACGACATACCCGCCTGGCGCAGAAAGGCTCTGTATGAAATATCGAGCCTCAATGGACGACTGCTGCCATTCGTGATTATCTTTCTCCCTATCTCCGAGCACGATGTCCGCCATTATGTTTTGAACATTCCCTCTGGTCTGCTTGACGTACCACACCAATGGCTTCCAGCCACAGCGGATCCCTAATTTTTGGAGTAGCTGATCGCCGCCACCATGGATAGCCGCGCATGTCCACCAATAAACCAGGTGTTTCCCGCACCCATGAAAAACACCAGGCAAATGTTTTTGTCCGCTATAGGCGATGAAACTTCCACCTGGCTTCAGGATGCGTGCTGCTACTTCGGCTGCTTTCTCGTAGAGAGGCACCGAATCAGCGTCATACGGAGGGTCAGTAAAAATCAGATCAACACTGTTGTCTGGTATATCGCGCGAGAGTTCGTAGAAATCTCCGTGAAATATCCCTCGCGGTAGCTCCGTCGTAACCGCGCGGTGGAGGTCAGAGCGCCGCTTTTCCTCGTTAGCCTGGCGAGTCGCATGCGTAGCTAAGGCATCCGA
This DNA window, taken from Pseudomonadota bacterium, encodes the following:
- a CDS encoding peptidase U35, encoding MSLTLDLPLQTRSAPISSVDPASRTATLVWTSGARVRRYDWIRGRHFFEELSLAPESVRLGRLQNGAPLLNSHRSGDLNAVIGVVESAQLHGSQGTAKIRFSDRADVQPILHDVLDGILRNVSQGYVVHELAELPPDETSAGLPIYRALDWEPYELSLVPIGADAGAQIRSEDSRTFPCIFRSPNTMNTPTKQATTEPVQT